From Candidatus Cloacimonadota bacterium, a single genomic window includes:
- a CDS encoding nucleoside monophosphate kinase: MNIILIGSQGSGKGTQAKLLQEKFGWTHITTGDLFRENIKNRTELGKIAQTFTDKGELVPDKYVFKIIEDALSKAEKGFILDGFPRNLEQAEFLLKKIRIDKVILLDLSDEVAIKRVSARRICSNCKADYNLLYHQPELEGICDICGGKIIQRKDDTELAIKKRLEKFHHETSRAIKLFAEKNMLIKVNADRKLEEIQKEIISKLEKS, encoded by the coding sequence ATGAATATAATTTTGATTGGAAGTCAAGGTAGCGGAAAAGGAACGCAAGCCAAATTGTTGCAGGAAAAATTTGGCTGGACTCATATCACAACCGGAGATCTTTTTCGGGAAAACATTAAAAACCGGACAGAGTTGGGAAAGATTGCTCAAACTTTTACTGATAAAGGAGAATTGGTTCCCGATAAATATGTTTTTAAAATTATTGAAGATGCATTATCAAAAGCTGAAAAAGGATTTATCCTGGATGGATTTCCGCGCAATCTTGAACAAGCGGAATTCCTTCTAAAGAAAATTCGGATTGATAAAGTTATTTTATTAGATTTAAGTGATGAAGTGGCTATTAAAAGAGTTTCTGCCCGGAGGATTTGCAGCAATTGTAAAGCTGATTATAATCTTTTATATCATCAACCAGAACTTGAAGGAATTTGTGATATATGTGGAGGTAAAATCATACAACGAAAAGATGATACGGAACTGGCAATTAAGAAAAGGTTGGAAAAGTTTCACCATGAAACAAGTAGGGCAATTAAACTTTTCGCAGAAAAAAATATGCTGATCAAAGTAAATGCAGATCGTAAATTAGAGGAAATCCAAAAAGAGATAATTTCCAAACTCGAAAAATCGTAA
- a CDS encoding potassium transporter Trk, whose translation MKPSNNIVRLSISLERIVFIILNLFAILNIQFLFMNIIRIESDTVGLYTNISIFTLILYLITRLFSRGFSLKKLLNYLPDIFFIILGLSVSESERIFQFYLLGRQTFILIQNLALKQHKGKLFEKLSENPPVFVLFSFLLVIFIGTLLLLLPSATSEGKITSLLGALFTSTSATCVTGLIVYDTGTHFTLFGQLIILSLIQIGGLGIMTISSAFAIMLGQKLSLKSENLIQNVVGESNKINMVILIKGIFFVTIFFEFIGAILLYFTFRSEIWTAQKAIYHAIFHSVSSFCNAGFSLYSNSFMAFRSNLNINFVITTLIIFGGIGFPVIVDIRKIISNKLKLTRLSLHSKIVLSTTVVLIILGFVGYFISEYNSEMKGFSIIDRIYASYFQSVTTRTAGFNTINNANLSRASVYISNILMFIGASPGSTGGGVKTTTFAIIIISLIAMFSGNKDVSIFQRKVAEDIIKKIMALIAASLFLLSIMIFILLLIEPFPFEKIIFESFSAFGTVGLSMGITPNLTYLGKIIIILLMYLGRVGPLTLIFAISETKIKTNYHFTEEKISIG comes from the coding sequence ATGAAACCTTCAAATAATATAGTCCGGCTTTCTATCTCATTAGAAAGAATAGTATTCATAATCCTGAATTTATTTGCGATCCTCAATATTCAGTTTCTGTTTATGAATATAATCAGAATTGAAAGTGATACTGTTGGTTTATACACTAATATCTCGATTTTTACCCTTATTTTATATCTAATTACAAGACTTTTCAGTCGCGGTTTTAGCCTAAAAAAACTACTCAATTACCTTCCGGATATTTTCTTCATTATTTTAGGATTAAGCGTAAGTGAATCCGAGAGGATTTTCCAGTTTTACCTGTTGGGCAGACAAACTTTTATTCTCATCCAGAATCTTGCTCTTAAACAACATAAAGGTAAATTATTTGAAAAACTATCAGAAAATCCACCTGTTTTTGTTTTATTCAGTTTCCTTCTGGTAATTTTTATTGGAACATTACTGCTTCTATTACCTTCGGCAACATCCGAGGGAAAGATTACTTCTTTATTAGGAGCATTATTTACTTCGACTTCTGCCACTTGCGTTACCGGATTGATCGTTTATGATACAGGAACACATTTCACCTTGTTCGGTCAATTAATTATCTTATCATTGATCCAGATCGGTGGTTTGGGAATAATGACAATATCGAGTGCTTTTGCGATCATGTTGGGGCAGAAACTCTCACTCAAAAGCGAGAATTTAATTCAAAATGTGGTGGGAGAATCAAATAAGATCAACATGGTCATTCTCATAAAAGGAATCTTCTTTGTAACTATCTTTTTTGAATTTATTGGAGCTATTCTACTTTATTTTACATTTAGAAGCGAGATCTGGACCGCTCAAAAAGCCATATATCACGCCATTTTCCATTCGGTTTCTTCTTTTTGTAATGCTGGATTCAGTCTCTATTCTAACAGTTTTATGGCTTTCAGATCGAATTTGAACATTAATTTCGTGATCACAACTCTGATAATTTTCGGTGGAATCGGTTTCCCGGTAATTGTAGATATTAGAAAGATCATTTCTAATAAACTCAAATTGACTCGACTTTCGTTGCATTCAAAAATCGTTTTATCAACAACTGTCGTTTTGATTATACTCGGATTTGTCGGTTATTTTATTTCCGAATATAATTCCGAAATGAAAGGTTTCAGCATTATTGACAGAATTTATGCTTCATATTTTCAATCAGTTACAACCAGAACTGCTGGTTTTAATACGATCAATAATGCCAATTTGAGTAGAGCTTCTGTTTATATTTCCAATATTTTAATGTTTATTGGAGCATCTCCCGGTTCAACTGGCGGAGGTGTTAAGACAACTACTTTTGCGATCATTATTATATCCCTGATCGCGATGTTCAGCGGAAATAAAGATGTCAGTATTTTTCAAAGGAAAGTCGCAGAAGATATTATAAAGAAAATCATGGCTTTGATAGCTGCCTCTTTATTTCTGTTATCTATCATGATCTTCATTCTTTTATTGATCGAACCGTTTCCGTTTGAAAAAATCATATTCGAGTCTTTTTCAGCTTTTGGAACCGTCGGTCTGTCAATGGGAATTACGCCGAATTTAACATATTTAGGGAAAATAATAATCATTTTATTAATGTATTTAGGGAGAGTCGGACCACTAACCCTGATCTTTGCAATATCAGAAACGAAAATTAAAACAAACTATCATTTTACGGAAGAAAAGATAAGTATCGGATAA